A single Streptomyces sannanensis DNA region contains:
- a CDS encoding TauD/TfdA family dioxygenase translates to MSSTSPASLLDLELQPGRPPMLRVETTDGALSWAAEHRDALRAIVAEHGAVLARGLGLRDAAETGAVFRRLANGLMTEKESFAPRQIYSDGVYSSSKWPQNQPMCMHHELSYTLEFPGLMMFACLGAPAEGGATAVADASTVLEALPTELTGRFEREGWLLTRSYNDEIGASLAESFGTEDRGAIEHYCRANAIEFEWQPDGGLRTRQRRSAVVRHPVTGRRCWFNQIAFLNEWTIAPEVREFLLDSYGADGLPFNTCYGNGDAIGEDVVQLLNKVYEDNTAREPWQAGDLMLVDNVRTAHSREAFEGPREVLVAMADAVRLADCSPTVEVTAA, encoded by the coding sequence ATGTCGTCCACATCCCCGGCGTCACTCCTCGACCTGGAGCTGCAACCGGGCAGACCGCCGATGCTGCGCGTCGAGACCACCGACGGTGCTCTGAGCTGGGCGGCCGAGCACCGGGACGCGCTGCGAGCCATCGTGGCCGAGCACGGTGCGGTCCTGGCCCGCGGTCTCGGGCTGCGCGACGCGGCCGAGACCGGTGCCGTCTTCCGGCGGCTCGCCAACGGCCTGATGACCGAGAAGGAGTCCTTCGCACCCCGGCAGATCTACTCCGACGGTGTGTACTCCTCCTCGAAGTGGCCGCAGAACCAGCCGATGTGCATGCACCACGAACTGAGCTACACGCTCGAGTTCCCCGGACTGATGATGTTCGCGTGCCTGGGCGCGCCCGCCGAGGGCGGGGCGACCGCGGTGGCCGACGCGTCCACCGTGCTCGAGGCGCTGCCCACCGAGCTGACCGGGCGGTTCGAGCGGGAGGGCTGGCTGCTCACGCGCAGTTACAACGACGAGATCGGAGCGTCCTTGGCCGAGTCGTTCGGCACCGAGGACCGGGGCGCCATCGAGCACTACTGCCGTGCCAACGCGATCGAGTTCGAGTGGCAGCCCGACGGTGGACTGCGCACCAGGCAGCGGCGCAGCGCCGTGGTGCGCCATCCGGTCACCGGCCGGCGCTGCTGGTTCAACCAGATCGCGTTCCTCAACGAGTGGACGATCGCCCCCGAGGTGCGCGAGTTCCTGCTGGACTCGTACGGCGCCGACGGGCTGCCGTTCAACACCTGCTACGGCAACGGCGACGCAATCGGCGAGGACGTCGTGCAGCTTCTCAACAAGGTCTACGAGGACAACACCGCACGCGAACCCTGGCAGGCCGGCGACCTGATGCTCGTCGACAACGTCCGTACCGCGCACAGCAGGGAGGCCTTCGAGGGGCCCCGCGAGGTACTCGTGGCGATGGCCGACGCGGTGCGCCTTGCCGACTGCTCCCCCACTGTCGAGGTGACTGCCGCATGA